One window of the Anabaena sphaerica FACHB-251 genome contains the following:
- a CDS encoding biotin--[acetyl-CoA-carboxylase] ligase: MEFDRQLLENSLHLGRKHPHLPFSLHIFDSLPSTNQMVWDLITQGGKPGCVVIATQQTAGRGQWGRQWVSPTGGLYLSVAIAPKLDVTNSYQLTLASAWGIASQLQNCGVPVGIKWPNDLVLDGRKLGGILTETKVHKGHITQAVIGVGINWSNPVPETGINLKSWQATQNSQPISGLEMLTAAVLLGIQSGLKCLNTEGISILLSRYLDLLINMGDQVYVNNLLGTVVGVTTQGNLRLKIAGYDRKEPIAEISVEPGTISLGYCKSSV, translated from the coding sequence GTGGAATTTGATCGGCAACTTTTAGAAAATTCCTTACACTTAGGGCGTAAGCATCCACATTTGCCATTTTCTCTGCACATTTTCGACAGTCTCCCGTCAACTAATCAAATGGTGTGGGACTTAATCACCCAAGGAGGCAAACCAGGATGTGTAGTTATTGCTACCCAACAAACCGCAGGCAGGGGACAATGGGGAAGACAATGGGTATCTCCTACTGGTGGTCTATATCTTTCGGTGGCGATCGCTCCTAAACTAGATGTTACCAATAGTTATCAACTAACCTTGGCTAGTGCTTGGGGCATTGCGTCACAATTACAAAACTGTGGCGTACCAGTGGGAATAAAATGGCCTAATGATTTAGTATTAGATGGTCGCAAACTAGGCGGCATTTTAACGGAAACCAAAGTCCATAAAGGTCACATTACCCAAGCAGTGATTGGTGTTGGTATCAACTGGTCTAACCCAGTACCAGAAACTGGCATCAACCTGAAATCGTGGCAAGCTACCCAGAATTCTCAACCGATTTCTGGACTAGAAATGCTCACTGCCGCCGTTTTACTGGGAATACAATCCGGTCTCAAGTGTCTTAACACCGAAGGAATAAGCATACTATTGTCTCGCTATCTTGATTTACTTATAAATATGGGTGATCAGGTGTATGTAAACAATCTTTTAGGCACTGTAGTTGGGGTGACAACCCAAGGAAATCTCCGCTTAAAAATAGCTGGATATGATAGGAAAGAACCGATAGCAGAAATTTCTGTCGAACCCGGTACAATCAGTTTGGGTTACTGTAAATCTTCTGTTTAA
- a CDS encoding P-loop NTPase fold protein, with protein sequence MTNTPFSPIEAVNAAINSHNPFTNAGIVKEQDVWGKGVPDVPTLNAHASNKVFQAIEFVRKSKSSQDKVTSIAITAQQGVGKTHLLSRIRHELEKQGGALFVYASANNYTDLNLVKYQFQQTLADSLSKTGSQQVIQWQEVAAAMANEGRENATSPAELFKKFDQAYKSSLTKNKNLMNALQKQVIKNKTDADPYIIRAILWTLSETQSPFAIKWLSGEELAQLNADELGLPNPTKTNQDREAEALKNIQQILNLVSYYNSIVICFDEIDVRNNSTEDGLPTESVIANFVKILHDTLENSDLSQGVVILTVMLPETWRDKVNSLPGGTPDRISKFTQRKPIDLKYVSGDSMVELVTVWLQEYYKPKDLIPPHPLYPFEENQLREYGKVNKPSVREALRWCADNFKVVELDPLPSDPFERFELAFKRESEANIGDYLEDSDLITEALYFGFNTLKGQTLEGVTIEEVTNDVRPRAYHIKHYINFKIIGNDKGEDVKIGVAVIQSSQVKLTAGLKWLIDYQKYDLTRGCLVRSKSKIEQMKKNSEAYRLLNELISQKGGENVDLIEDQIRPLIAILAIYQKRQNYQLTEEQIFDIISKHNITFDNLLLREILSDPSGNMPDIDDEDIIDEFLTSSSTIDETEDTDDLSDLFG encoded by the coding sequence ATGACAAATACCCCTTTTTCTCCCATAGAAGCTGTTAACGCCGCCATTAATAGTCACAATCCATTTACTAACGCTGGAATTGTTAAAGAACAGGATGTTTGGGGAAAAGGAGTCCCCGATGTACCAACATTAAACGCCCATGCTTCTAATAAAGTTTTTCAAGCCATTGAATTTGTTCGCAAAAGTAAATCTAGTCAAGATAAAGTAACTTCAATTGCTATTACTGCACAACAGGGAGTTGGTAAAACCCATCTTTTGAGTCGCATTCGTCATGAACTGGAAAAACAGGGAGGTGCTTTATTTGTCTATGCCAGTGCTAATAACTATACAGACTTAAATTTAGTTAAGTACCAATTCCAGCAAACTTTAGCAGATAGTCTCAGTAAAACTGGTAGCCAACAAGTAATACAATGGCAAGAAGTAGCCGCAGCTATGGCAAACGAAGGCAGAGAAAATGCTACTTCTCCAGCAGAGTTATTCAAAAAATTTGACCAAGCTTATAAAAGCAGTTTGACTAAAAATAAAAATCTCATGAATGCTCTGCAAAAACAGGTGATTAAAAATAAAACTGATGCAGATCCTTACATTATTCGGGCTATTTTATGGACTCTATCAGAAACACAATCTCCGTTTGCAATAAAGTGGCTATCTGGTGAAGAGTTAGCTCAGTTGAATGCTGATGAATTGGGATTACCTAATCCTACAAAAACTAATCAAGATAGAGAAGCTGAAGCACTCAAGAATATTCAGCAAATTTTGAATCTAGTTAGTTACTACAACTCAATTGTTATTTGTTTTGATGAAATAGATGTAAGAAATAACTCTACTGAAGATGGGTTGCCAACAGAAAGTGTAATTGCTAATTTTGTTAAAATCCTCCATGACACTCTTGAAAACTCAGACCTGAGCCAAGGTGTGGTTATTCTGACAGTAATGTTACCAGAAACATGGAGAGATAAAGTAAATTCTCTTCCTGGTGGTACACCCGATAGAATTTCAAAATTTACACAACGCAAACCAATAGACTTAAAATATGTTAGTGGGGATTCTATGGTAGAATTAGTAACCGTTTGGCTACAAGAGTATTACAAGCCGAAAGATTTAATTCCACCTCATCCACTCTACCCATTTGAAGAAAATCAATTAAGAGAATATGGGAAGGTAAATAAACCCAGTGTTAGGGAAGCTTTACGATGGTGTGCAGATAACTTTAAGGTTGTTGAGCTAGATCCACTTCCTTCAGATCCGTTTGAGAGGTTTGAACTAGCATTCAAAAGAGAAAGTGAAGCAAACATTGGAGATTATCTAGAGGATAGTGATTTAATTACTGAAGCTCTATATTTTGGTTTTAATACTTTAAAAGGTCAAACATTAGAAGGAGTAACTATTGAAGAAGTTACAAACGATGTCAGACCCAGAGCATACCATATAAAACATTATATAAATTTCAAAATCATTGGTAATGATAAAGGAGAAGACGTAAAAATTGGTGTTGCGGTAATACAGTCTTCTCAAGTTAAATTAACGGCAGGATTAAAATGGTTAATAGACTACCAAAAATATGACCTTACTCGCGGTTGTTTAGTCCGGTCTAAATCGAAAATTGAACAAATGAAGAAAAATTCAGAAGCATATAGGTTGCTAAATGAACTGATCTCACAAAAAGGAGGCGAAAATGTAGACTTAATAGAAGATCAAATTCGTCCGCTCATAGCTATATTAGCCATTTATCAAAAGCGACAAAATTATCAATTAACAGAAGAACAGATTTTTGATATTATCTCTAAGCATAATATTACCTTTGATAATCTGTTACTGAGAGAAATTTTAAGTGATCCATCTGGTAATATGCCTGATATTGATGATGAAGATATTATAGATGAATTTCTCACCTCTTCTTCAACTATAGATGAAACAGAAGATACCGATGATTTAAGTGATTTATTTGGTTAA
- a CDS encoding c-type heme family protein, with product MRYKKSEDMPTQVFTPLVKSQPKISIKFKFTIAVIISLIIIMGLGVWNLSIIQAKAFEQEARTRSELVLNFGQASRNYVIKQLAPAVEKHTKEMIFEAKSNAFATRSIFEIFNEQLPEYIYKQPALNPMNSANKADDLEKEIIAYFQKNQNRNQNKILPEKTGYKKNQNTELFYVAQPITMETSCLQCHGRPEDAPQAIRDKYGTTNGFNWTVGDIISALMIYVPTKDLRANQASMIQAVLFTFIGITIVLITLIYLLFDKLVAKRIYQVSQAMNQAALNPGVTVRINDKGRDELGRMAKIFNIMADSLDDAYANLEHKVAARTAELEKTLQELQITQTQLIQNEKMSSLGQLVAGIAHEINNPLSFISGNINHAEMYSKDLLRLIELFRQTYPQPDSPVQEYIQKIELDFVAEDLPKLLSSMKIGSERINQIVLNLRNFSRLDQAEMKSVNLHEGIESTLVILQHRLKANSDHPEIVVIKEYTNLPLVECNPGQLNQVFMNLLSNAIDALVSHWENHIIKDGTEANFTPQILIKTEMANSESVKIYVSDNGSGIPEKVSSQIFNPFFTTKPIGKGTGLGLSISYKIIVERHQGSISCESELGKGTTFCIQIPVRQA from the coding sequence ATGCGGTACAAAAAATCTGAAGATATGCCTACTCAGGTATTTACACCTCTTGTCAAATCTCAGCCCAAAATTTCTATTAAATTTAAGTTCACAATAGCAGTAATTATATCATTAATAATAATTATGGGACTTGGGGTATGGAATTTAAGTATAATCCAAGCAAAAGCCTTTGAACAAGAAGCCCGTACCCGCAGTGAATTAGTTTTGAATTTTGGACAAGCCAGCCGAAATTATGTGATTAAACAATTAGCTCCAGCAGTAGAAAAGCATACAAAAGAAATGATTTTTGAAGCTAAATCTAATGCTTTTGCTACCCGAAGTATTTTTGAAATTTTTAATGAACAATTACCTGAATATATTTATAAACAGCCAGCATTAAATCCCATGAATTCTGCTAATAAAGCAGATGATTTGGAGAAAGAAATTATCGCATATTTTCAGAAAAATCAAAATCGAAATCAAAATAAAATTCTTCCAGAAAAAACAGGATACAAGAAAAATCAGAATACAGAATTATTTTATGTAGCACAACCCATCACCATGGAAACTAGTTGTTTACAATGTCATGGTAGACCTGAAGATGCACCTCAAGCAATTAGAGATAAATATGGTACAACCAACGGTTTTAATTGGACAGTTGGGGATATTATCAGTGCATTGATGATTTATGTACCTACTAAAGATTTACGCGCAAATCAAGCTTCGATGATTCAGGCTGTTTTATTTACATTTATAGGTATAACAATTGTACTTATAACTCTTATATATTTATTATTTGACAAGTTAGTAGCAAAGAGAATTTATCAAGTTTCTCAGGCTATGAATCAAGCTGCATTAAATCCTGGAGTTACAGTCAGGATTAATGATAAGGGTAGGGATGAGCTAGGAAGAATGGCGAAAATATTTAATATAATGGCTGATTCTCTTGACGATGCTTACGCCAATTTAGAACATAAAGTAGCAGCTAGAACCGCAGAACTAGAAAAGACATTACAAGAGTTACAAATTACCCAAACACAATTAATTCAAAATGAAAAAATGTCTAGTTTAGGACAGCTTGTAGCGGGTATTGCCCATGAAATTAATAATCCCCTGAGCTTTATTTCTGGGAATATCAATCATGCAGAGATGTATAGCAAAGATTTATTGAGATTAATAGAACTTTTTCGGCAAACCTATCCTCAGCCAGATTCTCCTGTTCAAGAATATATTCAAAAAATTGAGTTGGACTTTGTAGCTGAAGATTTACCAAAGTTATTAAGTTCAATGAAAATAGGGAGCGAACGCATTAATCAAATAGTGCTAAATTTACGTAATTTCTCCCGTCTAGACCAAGCTGAAATGAAGTCTGTTAATCTTCATGAAGGAATCGAAAGCACTTTAGTAATTTTGCAGCATCGTTTAAAAGCAAACTCAGATCATCCAGAAATTGTAGTGATCAAAGAGTATACTAATTTACCCCTAGTTGAATGCAATCCGGGACAACTTAATCAAGTATTTATGAATTTGCTCAGTAATGCTATAGATGCTCTTGTCTCTCACTGGGAAAATCATATCATCAAGGATGGAACAGAAGCAAATTTTACTCCTCAAATTTTGATTAAAACCGAAATGGCAAATTCTGAATCTGTAAAAATATATGTTTCCGATAATGGCTCTGGCATACCTGAGAAGGTAAGCTCACAAATATTCAATCCTTTCTTCACCACAAAACCCATTGGGAAAGGCACAGGTTTGGGACTATCTATTAGTTATAAAATTATCGTCGAAAGACATCAAGGATCAATTTCATGCGAATCAGAATTAGGCAAGGGGACAACATTTTGTATTCAGATTCCTGTGAGACAGGCTTGA
- a CDS encoding bifunctional nuclease family protein: protein MIEMRVAGIALDAITRSPIVLLKDSSDRRALPIYIGQDQARAIMGAMEHQKPPRPLTHDLMVNILEAWNMTLEKVIIHSLQKDTFYAALIVQQGEVKKEIDARPSDAIAIALRTNAPIWVMEEVVADASIPVDRDADEAEQEAFREFVSNLRPEDLIKRFGNGDS from the coding sequence ATGATTGAAATGAGAGTCGCTGGTATAGCACTAGATGCCATAACCCGCAGCCCGATTGTACTCCTGAAAGATAGTTCAGATCGTCGGGCTTTGCCAATTTATATAGGTCAGGATCAGGCTAGGGCGATTATGGGTGCTATGGAGCATCAAAAACCTCCTAGACCTTTAACTCATGACCTGATGGTGAATATTTTGGAAGCATGGAATATGACCTTAGAAAAGGTGATTATTCATTCTTTGCAAAAGGATACATTTTACGCAGCTTTGATTGTTCAGCAAGGCGAAGTAAAAAAAGAAATTGATGCCCGTCCTAGTGATGCGATCGCTATTGCTCTACGTACAAATGCACCTATCTGGGTGATGGAAGAAGTAGTAGCTGATGCTTCTATTCCGGTTGATCGTGATGCTGATGAAGCTGAACAAGAAGCCTTCCGGGAATTTGTTTCTAATCTTCGTCCTGAAGATTTAATTAAGCGATTTGGTAATGGTGATAGTTAA
- a CDS encoding riboflavin synthase: MFTGLIQGLGKIKPLSKDSWQISFVSHSDAIMQDLAYGDSVAVDGVCLTVEEILKDGFIATASPETLLRTTLSREETQARYVNLETSLRVGGKVGGHFVMGHVDGMGELIAAQQTATSWEMTFAAPDAIARYIVPKGSIAINGISLTVATYQPEHSQFTVAVIPLTYSETNLSHLVPGSWVNLEADILGKYVEKFLSPGKNHHQEDISPAFLVEHGYL, encoded by the coding sequence ATGTTTACAGGATTAATTCAAGGATTAGGTAAAATCAAACCCTTATCAAAGGATTCTTGGCAGATTTCTTTTGTTAGCCACTCAGATGCCATTATGCAGGATTTAGCTTATGGCGACAGTGTAGCAGTAGATGGCGTATGTCTAACAGTCGAAGAGATTTTAAAAGACGGCTTTATTGCCACCGCTTCACCAGAAACCCTGCTTCGTACCACCTTAAGTAGAGAAGAAACTCAAGCCAGATATGTCAACCTAGAAACGTCGCTGCGAGTGGGTGGTAAAGTAGGAGGTCATTTTGTCATGGGTCATGTAGACGGGATGGGAGAATTAATTGCAGCCCAACAAACAGCGACCTCTTGGGAAATGACATTTGCTGCACCCGATGCGATCGCTCGTTATATCGTCCCCAAAGGTAGCATCGCCATCAATGGTATTAGCCTCACCGTAGCCACATATCAACCCGAACACTCCCAGTTTACAGTCGCAGTCATTCCCCTCACATACTCGGAAACAAACCTGAGTCATTTAGTCCCTGGTAGCTGGGTAAATCTAGAAGCAGATATCCTGGGTAAATACGTTGAAAAATTCCTCTCTCCCGGAAAAAACCATCATCAGGAGGATATTTCACCCGCATTCTTAGTAGAACACGGGTATTTATAG
- the pgeF gene encoding peptidoglycan editing factor PgeF — protein MHTWHWHNWEGLPYLTCNLLAPWPHGFFTQQFWPRPPQELTKVLQPEAAAYRLKQVHGNTVLTPQEVDQHLNDSDDELALADGLISELPLQAVWVASADCTPVLIGDVKIGQVGALHAGWRGTAAKIVPQAINKMQSQGSKLQDLRIAMGPAIAGEVYQVSVEVAAEIGSTIVPHNEPEKIVAALHDLPDSPLLPDPEPGKVRLDVRRINALQLEQLGISVEQIAIAPYCTYQTPDHFFSYRREKEKKVQWSGIVSLS, from the coding sequence ATGCACACTTGGCACTGGCACAATTGGGAAGGTCTACCTTACCTGACTTGTAATCTTTTAGCACCTTGGCCCCATGGTTTTTTTACCCAGCAGTTTTGGCCGCGTCCACCACAGGAGTTAACAAAGGTGCTACAACCAGAGGCTGCTGCTTATCGTTTAAAACAGGTTCATGGTAATACTGTTTTGACTCCCCAAGAGGTAGATCAACATTTAAACGACAGTGATGATGAGTTGGCTTTGGCAGATGGTTTAATCAGTGAGCTACCTTTACAGGCCGTGTGGGTGGCTTCTGCTGATTGTACACCTGTGCTGATTGGGGATGTAAAAATTGGACAGGTAGGGGCTTTACACGCAGGTTGGCGAGGCACAGCAGCGAAGATTGTCCCCCAGGCCATTAATAAAATGCAATCCCAAGGTAGCAAATTACAGGATTTGCGAATTGCCATGGGTCCGGCGATCGCCGGCGAAGTTTACCAAGTTTCCGTGGAAGTGGCTGCGGAAATCGGAAGCACTATTGTACCACATAATGAACCAGAAAAAATAGTTGCTGCTTTACACGATTTGCCTGATTCACCTTTATTACCTGATCCAGAACCAGGAAAGGTGCGTTTAGATGTGCGTCGAATTAATGCTTTGCAGTTGGAGCAATTGGGGATTAGTGTAGAACAAATTGCGATCGCTCCCTACTGTACCTATCAAACTCCAGATCATTTCTTTTCTTATCGACGGGAAAAGGAGAAAAAGGTGCAATGGTCAGGAATTGTTAGTTTATCTTAA
- a CDS encoding aldo/keto reductase, whose translation MKYRRFGKTNLHLSVFSLGTMRYLANAEIANKTIEQALSLGINHIETARGYGKSEEYFGTAIKGGLSVPRNQLYITTKIPPCADADTMRRHIDESLKRLNLDYIDCLGIHGLNTQQHLEWVEAKNGCMQAVDEAVNNGMVRHVGFSTHGSLEIILAAINTDFFEFVNLHYYYFFQRNASAIQAATEKDMGVFIISPADKGGRLYTPPTTLKELCQPFTPLALNYRFLLSDNRITTLSVGAATPEELIAPLEVADDVGELTTDEITVFERLENQQNQVLVTDKCSQCYACLPCPENINIPEVLRLRNLAVAYDMNDYGKYRYGMFENAGHWFPGMKGNRCTECGDCLPKCPENLNIPALLADTHERLAGKAGRRLWS comes from the coding sequence ATGAAATATCGTCGGTTTGGTAAAACAAATTTACACCTTTCGGTTTTTTCTTTGGGGACAATGCGTTATTTAGCTAACGCGGAAATTGCCAATAAAACTATTGAACAAGCTTTATCTTTAGGCATTAATCACATAGAAACCGCTAGGGGTTATGGTAAAAGTGAGGAGTATTTTGGTACAGCGATAAAAGGTGGGTTGTCTGTACCACGAAATCAGTTATATATCACTACCAAAATTCCCCCCTGTGCTGATGCTGACACCATGCGTCGGCATATTGATGAATCTTTAAAACGTTTAAATTTAGATTATATCGATTGTTTGGGTATTCATGGTTTAAATACTCAGCAACATCTGGAATGGGTAGAAGCTAAAAACGGCTGTATGCAAGCTGTAGATGAAGCGGTAAATAATGGCATGGTGAGACACGTCGGTTTTTCTACTCACGGGTCTTTAGAGATTATTTTGGCTGCAATAAATACAGATTTTTTTGAATTTGTTAATCTCCATTATTATTATTTTTTCCAACGTAACGCTTCAGCTATTCAAGCAGCAACTGAAAAAGATATGGGTGTGTTTATTATTTCTCCTGCTGATAAGGGAGGAAGGCTTTATACACCACCGACAACTTTAAAAGAACTTTGTCAACCATTTACACCTTTAGCATTAAATTATAGATTTTTGTTGAGCGATAATCGGATTACAACTTTAAGTGTAGGTGCTGCAACTCCAGAAGAATTAATTGCACCTTTAGAAGTTGCTGATGATGTGGGTGAGTTGACAACAGATGAAATTACTGTTTTTGAAAGATTAGAAAATCAGCAAAATCAGGTTTTAGTAACTGATAAATGTAGTCAATGTTATGCTTGTTTACCTTGTCCTGAAAATATCAATATTCCTGAAGTTTTAAGGTTAAGAAATTTAGCAGTTGCTTATGATATGAATGATTATGGCAAATATCGTTATGGGATGTTTGAAAATGCTGGTCATTGGTTTCCAGGAATGAAGGGAAATCGTTGTACAGAATGCGGTGATTGTTTGCCTAAATGTCCTGAAAATTTAAATATTCCAGCTTTGTTAGCAGATACCCATGAAAGATTAGCTGGGAAAGCTGGGAGAAGGTTGTGGAGTTAG
- a CDS encoding Uma2 family endonuclease yields MTAITVNLNPIIQLTDNQFYQLCRENPDVKFERNSKGEILIMSPTGGGTGKRNVEISADFVFWNRQTKLGVCFDSSTCFKLPNGANRSPDVAWIKKERWDALTPEEQEKFSPIAPDFVLELMSPSDSLQDTQAKMQEYINNGVKLGWLINRKMRQVEIYRLGKSVEVLEFPQELSGEDVLPGFVLNLQIVWG; encoded by the coding sequence ATGACAGCTATCACCGTCAACTTAAACCCAATTATCCAACTTACCGACAATCAATTTTATCAATTGTGTCGGGAAAACCCTGATGTCAAATTTGAACGCAACTCAAAAGGAGAAATACTGATAATGTCACCCACAGGAGGAGGGACGGGAAAACGCAATGTTGAAATTTCAGCAGATTTTGTGTTCTGGAATCGTCAAACTAAACTAGGAGTTTGTTTCGATTCTTCTACCTGTTTTAAACTTCCTAATGGTGCAAACCGTTCTCCTGATGTAGCTTGGATAAAAAAAGAAAGATGGGATGCACTGACACCGGAAGAGCAGGAAAAGTTTTCACCAATTGCTCCAGATTTTGTTTTAGAGTTAATGTCACCAAGTGATAGTTTACAAGACACCCAAGCAAAAATGCAGGAGTATATAAATAATGGAGTTAAATTAGGTTGGTTAATTAATCGGAAAATGCGTCAAGTTGAAATTTATCGTCTTGGTAAATCTGTGGAAGTATTAGAATTTCCCCAAGAACTATCAGGAGAAGATGTTTTACCAGGGTTTGTTTTAAACTTGCAAATAGTTTGGGGATAA
- a CDS encoding M23 family metallopeptidase, translating into MTQPHKSAHDRLNKRTQGLTKRRFASTLPAQSLGWLSSVSLLSGGFVFAQTESTVDNIVPTIESSQPAAVADTGKKESAAPEAAPSQPDFTERRARLRKKLNREEISQTAEPVRQSKPKVENSQPVVIIKTSTPKVENSQPEVRVRTSQPKVETSQPEVRVRTSQPKVERSQAEKPETTADSAPEKPAEVAQPANNSNAAGSATARKTKDYNNTYIDPTEYNGTATGNYEAPSSVVVTERSSGCEAVFSKKEIAAGACGKKATDTPRVADSPKKSAPSWIKKSETASLEKAPTAPQVATKSSLEPQSVVRTVAAAVNNNQSWRTPETRTGGHTKTAYHPNRFIPQPSEFSSTTTVSATPIAPSFGSLPAPMAEGNVEPRPSNVSYDFALASVLPQVPYSNAFAYRGGASGVAFPVSFAAPVTSLFGWRIHPITGDRRFHAGTDIGAPTGTPILAAAKGQVETADWMGGYGLTVTVNHSSAQQTLYAHMSEILVRPGQLVEPGTVIGRVGSTGNSTGPHLHFEVRHLTANGWVAVDPGVKLQAGLNNLLYSNRTAQAR; encoded by the coding sequence ATGACGCAGCCCCATAAATCTGCCCATGACCGTTTAAATAAGCGGACTCAAGGTTTAACAAAAAGACGCTTTGCGTCTACATTACCAGCCCAAAGCCTTGGTTGGTTGAGCAGTGTTAGCCTCCTGAGTGGTGGCTTCGTGTTTGCTCAAACGGAATCAACAGTAGATAACATTGTTCCCACTATTGAAAGTTCCCAGCCGGCAGCAGTTGCAGATACAGGAAAAAAAGAAAGTGCCGCCCCAGAAGCAGCACCATCACAGCCAGATTTTACTGAACGGAGAGCCAGACTCAGAAAAAAACTTAATCGGGAAGAAATTTCCCAAACAGCAGAACCGGTTAGACAGTCTAAACCGAAAGTAGAAAATTCTCAACCTGTTGTTATCATCAAAACTTCGACACCGAAAGTAGAAAATTCTCAACCGGAAGTACGTGTGAGAACTTCTCAACCGAAAGTGGAAACTTCTCAACCGGAAGTACGTGTGAGAACTTCTCAACCGAAAGTGGAAAGATCGCAGGCTGAAAAACCAGAGACTACTGCTGACTCAGCACCTGAAAAACCCGCAGAAGTGGCTCAACCAGCAAATAACTCTAACGCTGCTGGCAGTGCAACCGCTAGAAAAACTAAAGATTACAATAACACCTACATTGATCCCACCGAATACAACGGGACTGCAACTGGCAACTATGAAGCACCCAGTTCTGTAGTTGTCACAGAACGCTCTAGCGGTTGTGAAGCTGTTTTCTCGAAAAAAGAAATTGCTGCTGGTGCTTGTGGTAAAAAAGCAACTGATACTCCCCGTGTAGCTGATTCACCCAAAAAATCAGCACCTAGTTGGATCAAAAAAAGTGAAACCGCTAGTTTAGAAAAAGCGCCAACCGCACCACAAGTAGCCACCAAGTCCAGCCTAGAACCCCAGAGTGTAGTTAGGACTGTTGCTGCTGCTGTCAATAATAATCAGAGTTGGCGTACTCCCGAAACTCGCACTGGCGGTCATACAAAAACCGCCTATCACCCTAATCGGTTTATTCCTCAGCCCAGCGAGTTTTCCTCGACTACAACAGTCAGTGCTACACCCATAGCCCCCAGTTTTGGGTCTTTACCTGCTCCTATGGCAGAAGGTAATGTGGAACCTCGTCCTAGCAACGTCTCCTATGATTTCGCCCTGGCATCGGTTTTACCACAAGTTCCTTATAGTAATGCCTTTGCTTACCGTGGTGGTGCTTCTGGAGTAGCTTTTCCCGTGTCTTTTGCTGCACCAGTTACTTCTTTGTTTGGTTGGCGGATACATCCTATTACTGGCGATCGCCGTTTCCACGCAGGTACAGATATTGGCGCACCCACAGGCACACCAATTTTAGCAGCGGCTAAAGGTCAAGTGGAAACCGCTGATTGGATGGGTGGTTATGGTTTAACTGTCACCGTTAATCACAGTTCTGCCCAACAAACTCTTTACGCTCATATGTCAGAAATCCTGGTGCGTCCCGGTCAGTTGGTAGAACCAGGAACTGTAATCGGCCGCGTTGGTAGCACTGGTAATTCTACTGGTCCTCACCTGCACTTTGAAGTCCGCCACCTAACCGCAAACGGCTGGGTTGCTGTTGACCCTGGTGTAAAACTCCAAGCTGGACTCAATAACTTGTTGTACAGCAATCGTACAGCACAGGCAAGGTAG